The stretch of DNA CCAGGCCGGTTGCGGTTCGGATTCGGAATGCTCCCAATGAGCACGGACCCTATGCCCCAACAAAACGTACAGCACATAAGACCCGTAGACGAACGGGATGACGCTGTGAAACGTGTAGGTCATCACATCACCTCGCATCAGTCCCCAAGTGATGTCGCTGAGCAGCATGGCGGAGAGTGGAACGGCAATCGCCCAACGCGACCGGCTGAAATACACTCCGGTAAATAAGGCGATTCCCCCCACCGGCGTGAGGTTCCAAGGTTGGCCCAACCATCGCAACAGGGCGGGGAAAACGATGACCGCCGCCAGCAACCAATAGTTGATTTTGGCAGGGGTGTCGGATGATTCCCTGTGTGGATGACTATTTTGATCTGCGTTCATTGTGGGTTCAATTCACAAAATAGAAAGTTGTCGCGGTCGATGACTTCGCCGCGTGAAAAACTAACGGGTTCTCGAAATAACGGACCGTCGAATACGAATGAGTGGAATTCCCCATTCTCTCCGCAGGGGTCGACACCCTCGGGGAGAGCATTCAGAAACTCGTCGTCGATGATTCGACCCGCAAAGGAGGCATCAAGTTTTCGTGGATCAACACACGTGGTGATGGCGCGGTAACCCAAATCAATAAATGTGCGGACAAGTTCGGGCGTCGATCGCTGCCACAAAGGGAAAAGACATTTCAAAGCATGCGCCGCTAACTGTCGCTCACGATACTCCTTGAGGTCTTGCAGAAAAATATCGCCAAAGGCAATGGTGTCGATTTCGCTTTGGACGGCTTCGTCCCAGGCATGTTCCATGGCGGATTCATATTCGTCGTTGTCGGCCTGTGGCGAAATGGCGACTTCCATCAGTGGGATTTCCAGCGCAGCCGCCTGGCGGTGTAACAACTCGCGGCGGACACCATGCATGCTGATGCGGTCGTATCCGGCGGTGATGGTCGTGATCAGTTTCACAACGTCCCATTCCCCGGCGGACTTCAGTTCGTGCAGCATCATCAAGCTATCCTTGCCGCCGCTAAAACAGACGTAAATCGACACGGACATGAATTCAGTTCTCGTTGCAAGCTTTCAAGGCGTTACTCCGGCAGCGGGCCTTGTTCCTGCATCGCCAGCTTGTGCTTTGGACAGAGATAACCCGCAACCGGGCCGTTGTGTACATTCGGTGGCGGCACGACGTACCAGTGCTGGCATCGTGAACAATACAGTGCCCGTTGCAGCGTCGCCCGGCCCGTGTCCGGATTGACGGCCGGGACCGGTTGCGGTGGGGCGGAAACATACTCGCCGGTTTCAGAGCAACGATAGACAACATCGACCTGTTCGTCGGTGCGCGGTCCATCGGAACAGCCCGGTGCGAAGAGCATGGTTAGCGTAAACAATGGCAACATGACAGCCACGGATTTTAAGTGTGACAATACGACCTCCTGTCAGAAAAAATAGTGCAGGGAATAGCGAAGGACAAACCGCGCCGCCCAAGTGGCGCGCAGTTCTCTTTTTTCAGAGTTGGCCCGCTTCGCTATTCGCGGTCGTACAGCGCATCGTCGGGACCAATGAAACCAAGTTCATGGTCTTGATTGGCCTGAACATCGGCGGGCGAAAACCACACCGGCAATTGAATGAAATCAGGCGTCTTCATATCCACATGCCCGTCCAAGAACGCTACGACGGCTGCGCCGTTATGCCGAAAGTGCGCCGAGGGCTGTGTCTTGCTCGGTGGCTCCAGCAACCAGTTCTCTAGAAATGTACCGGTGGGGTAGGTCCACGTGTTGTAAATCGCGCTGTCAGCAAATGCGATCGTTTGCGTCATTTGTCGGACCGCATTGAACCGGTAGGCCATGGGCTCGGAGCTGACTGTGATCGTCGGCCAACTCCCATAATCGTAGTCCGTCCCTTTGCCGAGATAGTGCCCATTGTAGGCATACCCGCTGGCCATTTGCCCGAAACGAACCACGTCCACATGGGACTCATCGAAGTTGGGACATTGAAACACCGAGCGATTGGTTTCCAAATAGGGGCCCAATGTCGCGGTCTGAAATTCAAATTGTGTCTTAGGGTCGGGGTTCGCGAAATCAACCGTGCCGAACCAAAAATTCGTCGTCCCCCGCACACTGGCTGCGCCGGTTTGATAGGCGATTTCCTGCGCATCATCGATGCGATAAGGCGGCATCATTT from Symmachiella dynata encodes:
- a CDS encoding DUF6580 family putative transport protein; this translates as MNADQNSHPHRESSDTPAKINYWLLAAVIVFPALLRWLGQPWNLTPVGGIALFTGVYFSRSRWAIAVPLSAMLLSDITWGLMRGDVMTYTFHSVIPFVYGSYVLYVLLGHRVRAHWEHSESEPQPAWKRAAGRGFPLCIATLGGSLLFYLITNFGMWMMYTTYPHTLAGLIQCYVAGLPFLRPTVIGDAFYTTLFFGAFAVVQLILTQPTANTLSKEN
- a CDS encoding adenine nucleotide alpha hydrolase codes for the protein MSVSIYVCFSGGKDSLMMLHELKSAGEWDVVKLITTITAGYDRISMHGVRRELLHRQAAALEIPLMEVAISPQADNDEYESAMEHAWDEAVQSEIDTIAFGDIFLQDLKEYRERQLAAHALKCLFPLWQRSTPELVRTFIDLGYRAITTCVDPRKLDASFAGRIIDDEFLNALPEGVDPCGENGEFHSFVFDGPLFREPVSFSRGEVIDRDNFLFCELNPQ
- a CDS encoding DUF1559 domain-containing protein, coding for MTVPRSSEQRRGFTLIELLVVIAIIAILVALLLPAVQQAREAARRTQCRSRLKQLVLAVHNYADVYGEMMPPYRIDDAQEIAYQTGAASVRGTTNFWFGTVDFANPDPKTQFEFQTATLGPYLETNRSVFQCPNFDESHVDVVRFGQMASGYAYNGHYLGKGTDYDYGSWPTITVSSEPMAYRFNAVRQMTQTIAFADSAIYNTWTYPTGTFLENWLLEPPSKTQPSAHFRHNGAAVVAFLDGHVDMKTPDFIQLPVWFSPADVQANQDHELGFIGPDDALYDRE